A single region of the Gemella sp. zg-570 genome encodes:
- the infC gene encoding translation initiation factor IF-3 — MLVISKDTAQINEGIKAKEFLLISQNGEQLGIKTKSEAIEIASRMNLDVVIVAPNAKTPVAKIMNYGKFKFEQQKKEKEARKNQKIITVKEIRLSPTIDKHDFDTKLKNAKKFLTKEDKVKVTIRFKGRAITHKEIGQKVLEQFSNEASDVATVEQRPKMDGRSMFLVLAPKKDK, encoded by the coding sequence GTGCTGGTCATTAGTAAAGATACTGCACAAATCAATGAAGGGATTAAAGCGAAGGAATTTCTTTTAATTAGTCAAAATGGGGAACAATTAGGAATTAAAACAAAGTCAGAAGCTATCGAAATCGCATCAAGAATGAATTTAGATGTTGTTATTGTTGCTCCTAACGCAAAAACTCCTGTTGCAAAAATAATGAATTATGGTAAATTCAAATTTGAGCAACAGAAAAAAGAAAAAGAAGCCCGTAAAAATCAAAAAATTATTACAGTAAAAGAAATTAGATTATCACCAACAATTGATAAACATGATTTTGATACTAAATTAAAAAATGCTAAAAAATTCTTAACAAAAGAAGATAAAGTTAAGGTAACTATTCGCTTTAAGGGTAGAGCAATCACCCACAAAGAAATTGGACAGAAAGTTTTAGAACAATTTTCTAATGAAGCTAGTGATGTAGCAACTGTCGAACAAAGGCCTAAAATGGATGGTCGCAGTATGTTTTTAGTCCTAGCACCAAAAAAAGATAAGTAA
- the rpmI gene encoding 50S ribosomal protein L35 encodes MPKMKTHRGLAKRVKRTASGKLKRSRAYTSHWFSRKTTKQKRHLRKASLVSRGDYKRIRTLLVK; translated from the coding sequence ATGCCAAAAATGAAAACTCACCGTGGTTTAGCAAAACGTGTGAAAAGAACAGCAAGCGGAAAATTAAAAAGAAGCCGTGCATATACTTCTCACTGGTTTTCAAGAAAGACTACTAAACAAAAACGTCATCTGCGTAAAGCATCATTGGTATCTCGTGGTGATTACAAACGTATTAGAACTTTATTAGTAAAATAA
- the rplT gene encoding 50S ribosomal protein L20 has translation MPRVKGGTVTRRRRKKILKLAKGYFGSKHTLFKVAKQQVMKSGMYAFRDRRQTKRNFRRLWIVRINAAARLNGISYSRLMNGLKVAGININRKMLSEVAIHDSVAFANLCEQAKSALNK, from the coding sequence ATGCCACGTGTTAAAGGTGGAACAGTGACTCGTCGTCGCCGTAAAAAGATTTTAAAATTAGCTAAAGGATATTTTGGTTCAAAACATACATTATTTAAAGTTGCAAAACAACAAGTAATGAAATCTGGAATGTATGCTTTCCGTGACCGTCGTCAAACAAAACGTAATTTCAGAAGATTATGGATAGTTCGTATTAATGCAGCAGCTAGATTAAATGGAATTTCATACAGCCGTTTAATGAATGGATTAAAAGTTGCAGGAATTAACATTAACCGTAAAATGTTATCTGAAGTAGCTATTCACGATAGTGTAGCTTTTGCTAATCTTTGTGAACAAGCAAAATCAGCTTTGAATAAATAA